A region of Clostridium acetobutylicum ATCC 824 DNA encodes the following proteins:
- a CDS encoding reductase — protein sequence MNKRILLAMVVVIISFALMSCTSGQAQVKITNMRITSDVGVVVVGSVDKGTLNKGDVVRIVDNGSKVDDVTIKGIINRSTSKVVNSASKGDKVTIRLGDISGSDVKIGDTLIKEDN from the coding sequence ATGAATAAAAGAATTTTACTAGCAATGGTAGTTGTAATTATAAGTTTTGCATTAATGTCCTGCACCTCTGGTCAAGCACAGGTTAAGATAACTAACATGAGAATAACAAGTGATGTGGGGGTAGTTGTAGTAGGAAGTGTTGATAAAGGCACTTTAAATAAGGGTGATGTTGTTAGAATTGTAGATAATGGAAGCAAGGTTGATGATGTTACTATAAAAGGAATTATAAATAGATCTACAAGTAAGGTTGTAAATTCAGCGTCTAAAGGTGACAAAGTAACTATTAGGCTTGGAGATATTAGCGGTTCTGATGTTAAAATTGGTGATACATTGATAAAAGAAGACAATTAA
- a CDS encoding viroplasmin family protein, translating into MAKKNFYAVKEGRKTGIFKTWDECVQYVSGYPNAKYKGFVTREEAEVYLEGCVNLDINNEEPVPKFNQNIPLKSGYDITPIKSKAKVKSSKTFVEPDTIKEEYEFIAFVDGSYDKLKKLYGSGVIVLGENDEFKVYSTAGRDTWDQWNIVGELEATKLALTKAKEFGTKNVAIYHDLKNIALWATGEWKAKNEFTQGYVKFIEDISKELNIYFVKVKGHSYESKYNDLADEAAKKAIVEY; encoded by the coding sequence TGCAGTAAAGGAAGGCAGAAAAACAGGAATATTTAAAACTTGGGATGAGTGCGTGCAGTACGTTTCAGGATACCCAAATGCAAAATATAAGGGTTTTGTAACTAGAGAAGAAGCGGAAGTTTATTTAGAGGGATGTGTAAATTTAGATATAAATAATGAAGAACCAGTGCCTAAATTTAATCAAAATATACCATTGAAAAGTGGATACGATATAACTCCAATAAAAAGTAAAGCAAAAGTGAAAAGTTCAAAAACCTTTGTAGAACCAGATACAATAAAAGAAGAGTATGAATTCATTGCTTTTGTAGATGGAAGTTATGATAAATTAAAAAAGCTATATGGTTCAGGAGTTATAGTTTTAGGAGAAAATGATGAATTTAAGGTTTATTCAACAGCAGGTCGCGACACGTGGGATCAGTGGAATATTGTAGGAGAATTAGAAGCAACAAAGCTTGCATTAACTAAGGCTAAGGAGTTTGGTACAAAGAATGTAGCAATATATCATGATTTAAAGAACATAGCTTTGTGGGCAACAGGTGAATGGAAAGCCAAAAATGAGTTTACGCAAGGTTATGTTAAATTTATAGAGGACATAAGCAAGGAGCTAAATATTTATTTTGTTAAAGTTAAAGGCCATAGCTATGAAAGCAAATATAATGATTTAGCAGATGAAGCCGCTAAAAAGGCCATTGTAGAGTATTAG
- a CDS encoding DUF1848 domain-containing protein, producing the protein MILSVSRRTDIPAFYSEWFFNRLKEGFVYVINPFNERKVSKVELNKETVDLFVFWTKDAEPMLKRLDELNEFKYYFQFTITSYRNDVERMTRKKKDIIDTFRILSKKIGKEKIIWRYDPIFLNDFYTKEYHYRWFERFCDKLEGYTDKCIISFLDLYKKTEINTRCLNIHKMDEKSMRQVAKQLSIIANKHNIIIETCSEGIDLSDYGIKKGSCIDKNLISKIIDFGVELKKDNNQRELCGCVKSVDIGQYNTCKHHCLYCYANFNEKLLNDSILKYNPKAPTLAYTLKGDEKITVREMESIKGNKQKQLDLFKNIKQGE; encoded by the coding sequence ATGATATTAAGTGTAAGTAGGAGAACAGATATACCCGCATTTTATAGCGAATGGTTTTTCAATAGATTAAAAGAAGGTTTCGTATACGTCATAAATCCTTTTAATGAGAGAAAAGTAAGTAAAGTAGAACTTAACAAAGAAACTGTAGATTTATTTGTATTCTGGACTAAAGACGCAGAGCCGATGTTAAAAAGGTTAGATGAGCTGAATGAATTTAAATATTATTTTCAATTTACAATAACTTCATATAGAAACGATGTAGAACGTATGACTAGAAAGAAAAAAGATATTATAGATACATTTAGAATACTTTCAAAAAAAATTGGAAAAGAAAAAATTATATGGCGATATGATCCTATATTTTTAAATGATTTTTATACTAAGGAATATCATTATCGGTGGTTTGAAAGGTTTTGTGATAAATTAGAAGGATATACAGATAAATGCATTATAAGTTTTTTAGATTTGTATAAAAAAACTGAAATAAATACTAGGTGTTTAAACATACATAAAATGGATGAAAAGAGTATGAGGCAAGTAGCAAAACAGCTGTCAATTATAGCTAATAAACATAATATAATAATTGAAACCTGCTCAGAAGGCATTGACCTATCTGATTATGGAATAAAAAAAGGGAGCTGTATAGATAAAAATTTAATTTCAAAAATAATAGATTTTGGAGTAGAGCTTAAAAAAGATAACAATCAAAGGGAATTGTGTGGATGTGTAAAAAGTGTAGACATTGGACAATACAATACCTGTAAACATCATTGCTTGTATTGCTATGCAAATTTCAATGAAAAGCTTCTTAACGATAGCATTTTAAAGTATAATCCGAAAGCGCCAACTTTAGCTTATACTTTAAAGGGTGATGAAAAAATAACTGTTCGCGAAATGGAATCCATAAAGGGTAATAAACAAAAACAATTAGATTTATTTAAAAATATTAAGCAAGGTGAATAG
- a CDS encoding TIGR02452 family protein, translated as MLNKRENFKNIASETLSVINDGYYINKSNEKIDIKTFTDRAIEGTELVCELKNEEGNKLNASLDKAELTVVNNATINAIIELRNSGISGNVIALNFASAKNPGGGFQSGANAQEESIARASSIYPCLIKYKEEFYEFHKEQKNPLYSDKMIYSKDVPIFRDDSGDFLSEPILCSFITSPAVNARVARERGINESEIREAMNIRIKKIIKLTLSKNPKAIVLGAFGCGVFGNNPADVAKIFCQQLKENISKLRDIKIVFAIYDRNMTIVNIFRKELEYFNSVI; from the coding sequence ATGTTAAATAAAAGAGAAAACTTTAAAAATATAGCAAGTGAAACTTTAAGTGTAATTAATGATGGATACTACATTAATAAGTCCAATGAAAAAATAGATATAAAAACTTTTACGGATAGAGCAATAGAGGGTACAGAGTTAGTTTGTGAATTAAAAAATGAAGAAGGAAATAAATTAAATGCTTCTTTGGATAAGGCTGAACTTACTGTTGTAAATAATGCTACTATTAATGCAATAATAGAATTGAGAAACAGCGGAATTAGTGGTAATGTTATTGCACTTAATTTTGCCTCAGCAAAAAATCCTGGTGGAGGCTTTCAGTCAGGTGCCAATGCACAGGAAGAGAGTATTGCTAGAGCATCCTCGATTTATCCATGTCTTATAAAATATAAGGAAGAGTTTTATGAGTTTCATAAGGAGCAAAAAAATCCACTATACTCAGACAAAATGATATATTCTAAGGATGTACCCATTTTTAGGGATGATAGTGGAGATTTTTTAAGTGAACCCATATTATGTTCGTTTATAACCTCCCCTGCTGTAAATGCTAGAGTGGCAAGAGAAAGGGGAATTAATGAAAGTGAAATAAGAGAAGCTATGAATATTAGAATTAAGAAAATAATAAAATTAACTTTAAGTAAAAATCCCAAGGCTATTGTTTTAGGTGCATTTGGATGTGGTGTGTTTGGAAATAATCCAGCGGATGTTGCAAAAATATTTTGTCAGCAGTTAAAAGAGAATATAAGTAAGCTTAGAGATATAAAAATAGTTTTTGCTATATATGATAGAAATATGACGATAGTAAATATTTTTCGAAAAGAATTAGAATATTTTAATTCAGTTATATAA